A single genomic interval of Odontesthes bonariensis isolate fOdoBon6 chromosome 3, fOdoBon6.hap1, whole genome shotgun sequence harbors:
- the LOC142376954 gene encoding LOW QUALITY PROTEIN: dynein axonemal heavy chain 8-like (The sequence of the model RefSeq protein was modified relative to this genomic sequence to represent the inferred CDS: inserted 3 bases in 3 codons; deleted 14 bases in 14 codons; substituted 6 bases at 6 genomic stop codons): MTLRKMLPTLEVPDIVMMDTPNPKANKCVSQAKHKQAREERKKLLTPAHKYMIDILADRLSLAPTEVEEFVLDSPSLLAFDHFFASGGSKTISFVYQESEVPGIDIQRSNESVVHLKTVTDIDLSKLACLDDMKAAAANFDMVQRLEEILMQWCKQIEQVLMESDLLRKEDDSAGPLSELEHWKRMSLQYNSIIDHIKSPECKAVVMVLHLNHSKIMKIKKIITVFKTFESLEKSNIEGIEKSARQFHTVSMNLKRKKYDMLSPRTTEFETDFVKFMAQMSHIEEFMGSNPSLIQIKSEIQYYDSVEQDIDAIKPEIVFGSTELSTGLLKKALMAETKAWKKLICRYLKEDYKKKMINISLHINKYLVQVSHSVSNLEDVRHAMGTLSKLRDAEIQTDMTLISIERSVQDELVCMQPKFKRNLVECVAVFEKDVYSFKEEYDSEGPMVEGIPPQVASRQLQAFQARFDELWRNFTTYTSGEQLLGLPVTENNFLHQKKKELELLRKLYGLYDTVMSKISGYYKILWTDVDIEKINAELVEFQNRCRKLPKALKDWQAFLDLKRTIDDFNESCPLLELMANKSMMRRHWDRIGDLTGHQFEVESKTFMLKNIMEAPLLKYKDDIEDISISAVKEKDIEAKLSQVKDLWSGQTLSLMTFKDRGELMLKGAETAEILTILEDSLMVLGSLLSNRYSAYYKTEIQDWLSNLSTSSEVIEQWVIVQNLWIYLEAVFVGGDIAKDLPQEAKRFQDIDKSWIKVMQRAQKVPKVVDCCVGDPMLGHHLPELQKQLELCQKSLAGYLEKKRLLFPRFFFVSDPSLLEILGQASDSHLIVFQSHLLGVFDNVNEAEFHPTEYNKILAVLSQEGEKLPLDKCVMAQGAVELWLEELLLLQQQASLHSIIRASDLEINDKDFDLLTFLDKYQAQVGLLGIQMLWTRDSEEALRIAADKKEIMPLTKKRFSQLLSMLIKQTTYDLSKFDRVKYETLVTIHVHQSDIFNDLVKKRVKCISDFEWLKQSRFYFKEDLDKVIVSITNVDFIYQNEFLGCTDRLVITPLTDRCYITLAQALGMSXGGAPAGPAGTGKTETTKDMGRCLGKYVVVFNCSDQMDFRGLGRIYKGLAQSGSWGCFDEFNRIDLPVLSVAAQQISIVLTSRKKHRSTFIFTDGDCVNLNPEFGLFITMNPGYAGRQELPENLKVQFRTVSMMVPDRQIIMRVKLASCGFNENVNLAQKFFVLYKLCEEQLTKQVHYDFGLRNILSVLRTLGACKRARPDDTESSTVMRVLRDMNLSKLVDEDEPLFLSLINDLFPGIQQDNSTYTELQAAVANQVELAGLVNHPPWNLKLVQLYESSRVRHGLMTLGPSGAGKTSVINVLMRSLSECGTPHREMRMNPKAITAPQMFGRLDAATNDWTDGIFSTLWRRSLKAKQGKFIWIVLDGPVDAIWIENLNSVLDDNKTLTLANGDRIVMSPSCKLVFEVHNMDNASPATVSRVGMVFISSSALSWLPILQGWAKKRPAREAESIIGLYEKTFEDVYMYMRQNLKPKMELLECNYIIQSVNLLEGLLPTKETEGFAGSKHLERLFVFCLMWSLGALLELEDRDKLEVFMRGHESEIDVPQTKPGETIFEYMVNTNGEWCHXNNLVEEYVYPTDHVPDYTSILVPNVDNTRTSFLLETIAKQHKAVLLIGEQGTAKTVMIKGYAKKYDPETDLFKSLNFSSATEPLMYQRSVESYIEKRIGSTYGPPGGRRMTIFIDDINMPIVNEWGDQITNEIVRQMMEMTGMYNLDKPGDFTTIEDAQILAAMIHPGGGRNDIPQRLKRQFTVFNCTLPANTSIDKIFGVIGSGYFHECRAFQPSISAMVKCLVSAGRIVWQWTKVKMLPTPSKFHYIFNLRDLSRIWQGMLNVKAEECGDISTLLALFKCECTRVIADRFICSEDRDWFEKAVCRVIQEQRDPNLVQELHSEPYFVDFLRDAPEPTGEEDDDACFDAPKIYELVPDFQFLSDKLVMYQAQHNEVVRGSTLDLVFFKDAMTHLVKVSRIIRTDNGNALLVGVGGSGKQSLTRLASYIAGYSIFQITLTKTYNMSNFMDDLKLLYKTAGAEGKGITFVFTDNEIKDEAFLEYLNNILSSGEVSNLFAKDEMQEITQNLIPVMKKEFPRIPPTFDNLYDYFISRFRKNLHVVLCFSPVSXNFVYFLWGRKFRSRCLKFPGLISGCTMDWFTPWPNEALVAVSTYFLSSFHMVCPADVKTSVMTTMGLNHHKVSETCESYFERFRRRAHVTPKSYLSFINGYKTLYAEKHNYINTLAERMNVGLDKLMEASKSVAQLSKDLEVKEKELAIASAKADKVLAEVDSQCXSCNHCEEXVQVVKDRAQKFVDGIEYEKAIAEEKLEAARPALEEATAATEYIKPADIATVRKLAKPPHLVMRIMDCCLILFNKSXTLLHVDPERSCLKPSWSEALKLMSGSGFLTSLQQFPKDSINEETVELLQPYFDMEDYTMEXCKKVCGSVAGLLAWTRAMASFFAINKEVLPLKANLAIQENRLTVANNELCAAETQLAEKQRRVXQSQGQMRRLQXKRNRKLVDDAEMCRNKMQAASALIDGLSGEKARWIEQPASAFVFRLVGDVLQLTGFLSYCGPFNQSFRDMLLKDIWEAELRKHKIPFTENLNIISALVDAPNISEWNLQGLPGDDLSVQNGIIVTKATRYPLLIDPQTQGKAWIKKKEEANELQVTSLNHKFFRTHLEDCISMGRPMLIEDIFEELDPALDNVLEKNFIKSGTSFKVKVGDKEVNVMDGFQLYITTKLPNPAYTPEVSAKTSIIDFTVNMKGLENQLLGRVILKEKYELEAERLKLIEDVTANKRKMQELEDNLLYKLSSTKGSLVDDDSMIGILTTTKQTAAEVSAKLSVAAEAEVKINVAQEEYHPVASRGSTLYFLITEMSMVNIMYQTSLGQFLKIFDLSLARSEKASKTQKRIANIIEYLTFEVFRYTVRSLYENHKFIFTLLLALKIDLQNNRIQHNKFQILIKGGAALDLKTCPSKPFSWILDMVWLNLVELSKLPQFTNIINQVSQNGKNWKAWLNLDAPEEGVTPDGYNSLDVFHKLLLIRSWCPDRTLSQARKYVGDSLGMRFVEPVLLNLHSTWQESDPRTPLICFLSMGSDPTEQIEALAKKLNLECRAISMGQGQEVHARKLVKTSMTEGGWVLLQNCHLGLQFMDELLETITVTESMHDTFRVWITTEPHDLFSITLLQSSIKFTNDPPQGIRAGLKRTFAGISQNQLEVSNLPMWKPLLYGVAFLHTAVQERRKFGPLGWNIPYEFNSADFSASVEFVERHLDDCGPKKDVSWITLRYMLAEVQYGGRVTDDYDKRLLKCFARVWFSKKMFDPTFCFYTGYKIAVCKTIEEYMDNIQSLPTEDSPQALGLHANADITYQTNTSAEVLDTITNIQPKESGGGSGETRESIVHKMAEDMLDKLPANYIPHEVRARLLTMGALNPMNIFLRQEVDRMQRIISVVRLSLTDLKLAIDGTIIMSDNLRDALDNIFDARVPSLWRKISWESSTLGFWYTELIQRNKQFYSWVFQGRPKAFWMTGFFNPQGFLTAMRQEVTRANKGWALDTVTLNNNVLKKSMEEITASPTEGVYVYGLFLEGAGWNRKNITLIESSPKVLFTPMPVIHMFAIKSNAPVDPKLYACPIYKKPRRTDLNYITAVVLPTVQSPDHWILRGVALLCDIK; this comes from the exons ATATCCAGAGGAGCAATGAGAGCGTCGTTCATCTGAAAACAGTCACAGATATTGACTTGTCTAAACTGGCCTGTCTGGATGATATGAAAGCTGCGGCTGCCAACTTTGACATGGTGCAACGGCTGGAAGAAATTCTGATGCAATGGTGCAAACAAATCGAGCAG GTCCTGATGGAGAGTGATTTGTTGAGGAAAGAGGATGATTCTGCCGGACCACTGAGTGAGTTAGAACACTGGAAACGAATGTCTTTACAGTACAACTCTATCATCGATCACATCAAAAGCCCAGAGTGTAAGGCGGTGGTGATGGTGCTCCATCTCAACCATTCCAAAATAATGAAG ATCAAGAAAATAATCACAGTGTTCAAGACATTTGAATCTCTTGAAAAGTCAAACATTGAAGGCATTGAGAAATCAGCCAGACAATTCCACACTGtgtccatgaatctgaaaaggaaGAAGTATGACATGTTGTCCCCGAGGACGACTGAATTTGAAACTGATTTTGTGAAGTTCATGGCTCAAATGAGCCACATTGAG gaattTATGGGTAGCAATCCatccctgattcagattaaatctgAAATCCAGTACTACGACTCAGTTGAGCAAGACATTGATGCTATCAAGCCTGAGATTGTTTTTGGGTCTACTGAACTTTCAACAG gtTTATTAAAGAAGGCATTGATGGCTGAGACCAAAGCCTGGAAGAAACTGATCTGCAGATACTTGAAGGAGGATTACAAGAAGAAAATGATTAACATCAGTTTACACATCAACAAATACCTTGTACAAGTATCGcattctgtttctaatctggaaGATGTGCGTCATGCCATGGGCACCCTGTCAAAGCTTCGAGATGCTGAAATTCAGACTGATATGACATTAATTTCTATTGAG AGATCAGTGCAAGATGAGCTGGTTTGCATGCAGCCCAAGTTCAAACGAAACCTTGTGGAATGTGTTGCTGTTTTCGAGAAGGATGTTTACTCTTTTAAGGAAGAATACGACTCT GAAGGCCCAAtggttgaaggaattcctcCACAAGTAGCCAGCAGGCAGCTGCAAGCCTTTCAG GCTAGATTTGATGAACTGTGGAGAAATTTCACCACATATACTTCTGGGGAGCAACTTCTCGGCTTACCTGTTACGGAGAATAACTTTCTACACCAGAAGAA aaaagagcTTGAGCTGCTTCGGAAACTCTACGGCCTGTATGATACAGTGATGAGTAAGATCAGTGGGTACTATAAAATCCTGTGGACAGACGTGGACATTGAAAAGATCAATGCAGAACTTGTGGAATTTCAGAATAG GTGCCGGAAGCTGCCCAAAGCACTAAAGGACTGGCAAGCCTTCCTTGACCTAAAGAGGACCATTGATGATTTCAATGAGTCGTGCCCGCTGCTGGAATTGATGGCAAACAAATCCATGATGCGGAGACACTGGGACCGGATTGGAGACTTAACTGGACACCAATTTGAGGTGGAGTCCAAAACCTTTATGCTGAAGAACATCATGGAAGCCCCTTTGCTGAAGTACAAGGATGATATTGAG GACATCTCCATATCTGCTGTAAAAGAGAAGGATATTGAGGCCAAATTGTCACAGGTAAAAGACTTGTGGTCTGGTCAGACCCTTAGTTTGATGACATTCAAGGATAGAGGAGAACTAATGCTGAAGGGGGCAGAGACAGCAGAGATTCTTACCATCCTGGAGGATAGCTTGATGGTACTGGGCTCACTGCTAAGCAACAG GTACAGTGCATACTACAAAACAGAGATCCAGGATTGGCTCTCCAATCTTTCAACATCATCGGAAGTCATTGAACAGTGGGTTATTGTGCAAAACTTGTGGATCTACTTGGAAGCTGTGTTTGTTGGGGGTGACATCGCCAAAGACCTCCCACAG GAGGCAAAACGCTTTCAAGATATCGACAAGTCCTGGATTAAGGTCATGCAGCGTGCTCAGAAGGTGCCAAAAGTGGTGGACTGCTGTGTGGGTGACCCAATGTTAGGGCATCACCTACCCGAGCTTCAGAAACAGCTAGAGCTCTGTCAGAAATCTCTTGCAGG TTACCTTGAGAAGAAGAGGCTCCTTTTTCCAAGATTCTTCTTTGTATCCGATCCATCTCTTTTGGAAATCCTTGGACAAGCCAGCGACTCTCATTT AATTGTGTTTCAGTCTCATCTCCTTGGAGTGTTTGACAATGTCAACGAAGCAGAGTTTCATCCAACGGAATATAACAAGATTTTGGCCGTTCTCTCACAGGAAGGGGAGAAATTACCG cTGGACAAATGTGTCATGGCGCAGGGAGCTGTGGAGCTCTGGCTT GAAgagctgttgctgctgcaacaGCAAGCCTCCTTACACTCCATCATCAGAGCTTCAGATCTAGAGATAAACGAT AAGGACTTTGACCTTCTCACTTTCCTTGACAAATATCAAGCACAG GTGGGCTTGTTAGGAATCCAGATGCTTTGG ACAAGAGATTCTGAAGAGGCCCTAAGAATCGCTGCCGATAAGAAGGAGATCATGCCTCTTACGAAAAAGAGGTTTTCACAA CTACTCAGCATGCTCATTAAACAAACCACCTATGACCTGAGCAAATTTGACAGAGTCAAATATGAAACACTTGTCACAATTCATGTGCACCAGAGTGACATTTTTAATGACCTG GTAAAGAAGCGTGTGAAATGTATCAGCGACTTTGAATGGCTGAAGCAGAGCAGATTTTAC TTCAAGGAGGATCTGGACAAAGTCATTGTATCCATAACTAATGTCGACTTCATCTATCAGAACGAGTTCTTAGGCTGTACTGATCGGCTGGTCATCACCCCTCTGACTGAC aggtGTTATATCACACTGGCCCAGGCTCTGGGCATGA ATGGAGGAGCTCCTGCTGGGCCAGCCGGCACCGGTAAGACTGAAACCACCAAAGACATGGGTCGTTGCCTTGGCAAGTACGTT GTGGTCTTCAACTGCTCGGACCAAATGGACTTCAGAGGACTCGGCAGGATATATAAAG gcCTTGCACAGtcagggtcctggggctgcttcGATGAGTTCAACAGAATCGACCTGCCAGTGCTTTCCGTTGCTGCTCAGCAGATCTCAATTGTTCTGACAtcacgaaagaaacacagaagcacTTTCATT TTTACGGACGGAGACTGCGTGAACTTGAATCCAGAGTTCGGA CTGTTTATCACCATG AATCCAGGATATGCAGGCCGTCAGGAACTTCCTGAAAATCTAAAAGTGCAGTTCAGGACAGTGTCCATGATGGTGCCAGACAGGCAG ATTATAATGAGAGTCAAACTAGCCAGTTGTGGATTCAATGAGAATGTTAACTTAGCACAGAAATTCTTTGTTCTTTACAAACTTTGTGAGGAGCAACTcacaaaacag GTCCACTATGACTTTGGActaaggaacatcctgtctgtgTTGAGAACACTTGGGGCGTGTAAAAGAGCTCGACCTGATGACACTGAGTCCAGCACTGTCATGAGAGTGCTTCGTGACATGAATCTGTCCAAACTG gtggatGAGGATGAGCCCCTCTTCCTTAGTCTTATCAATGACCTGTTCCCTGGTATCCAGCAGGACAACAGCACATATACTGAACTTCAAGCTGCTGTTGCTAATCAAGTTGAGCTTGCCGGTCTCGTTAACCACCCACCGTGGAACCTCAAGCTTGTTCAG CTTTATGAGTCTTCTCGAGTGCGCCATGGGCTGATGACTTTAGGCCCAAGTGGGGCCGGGAAGACCTCGGTTATCAACGTTCTTATGAGATCACTGAGTGAATGTGGAACCCCACACAGAGAGATGCGCATGAACCCCAAAGCAATCACTGCTCCGCAGATGTTTGGTCGTCTGGATGCAGCAACTAATGATTGGACTGATGGAATCTTTTCCACACTGTGGCGGAGGTCACTCAAAGCTAAG CAGGGGAAGTTCATCTGGATTGTGCTGGATGGTCCCGTTGATGCAATATGGATCGAGAACCTCAACTCAGTCCTGGATGATAACAAAACACTGACCCTGGCTAATGGTGACCGCATCGTCATGTCACCATCCTGCAAGTTGGTGTTTGAGGTGCACAACATGGATAATGCCTCCCCTGCTACTGTGTCCCGTGTGGGAATGGTTTTTATAagctcctcagctctcagctggcTACCCATCCTCCAG GGATGGGCCAAGAAGCGCCCTGCTAGAGAGGCAGAGAGCATCATCGGTTTATATGAAAAGACATTTGAGGATGTTTACATGTATATGAGGCAAAACCTTAAACCCAAAATGGAGCTTTTGGAGTGTAACTACATAATACag TCCGTCAATCTGCTGGAGGGCCTCCTCCCAACCAAGGAGACAGAGGGCTTTGCTGGAAGCAAGCACCTTGAGCGCCTCTTTGTCTTTTGCCTGATGTGGAGTCTGGGAGCTCTTTTAGAATTAGAGGACAGAGACAAGCTGGAGGTCTTCATGAGAGGTCATGAAAGCGAAATTGATGTGCCTCAAACCAAGCCGGGAGAGACTATATTTGAGTACATGGTCAACACAAACG GTGAATGGTGTC TGAACAATCTTGTGGAGGAATATGTCTATCCAACTGACCATGTGCCTGACTACACCTCCATTCTTGTTCCAAATGTGGATAACACAAGAACCTCTTTCTTGCTGGAGACTATTGCCAAACAACACAAG GCCGTACTGCTTATTGGTGAACAAGGGACA GCGAAGACAGTGATGATCAAAGGCTATGCAAAGAAATACGATCCTGAGACGGATCTGTTCAAATCACTGAACTTCTCATCTGCCACAGAGCCCTTGATGTATCAG CGATCAGTGGAAAGTTACATTGAGAAAAGGATTGGCAGCACCTATGGACCCCCAGGAGGACGCAGGATGACCATCTTCATCGATGACATAAATATGCCTATTGTCAACGAATGGGGAGATCAg ATCACAAATGAGATAGTCCGCCAGATGATGGAAATGACTGGCATGTACAATCTGGATAAACCAGGAGATTTCACCACGATTGAGGATGCACAGATTCTGGCTGCCATGATCCACCCTGGTGGGGGTAGAAATGACATCCCACAAAGACTGAAGAGACAGTTTACAGTCTTCAACTGCACTCTGCCAGCCAACACCTCCATTGATAAGATCTTTG GTGTGATTGGCTCTGGATATTTCCATGAATGCAGGGCATTCCAGCCAAGCATATCAGCAATGGTTAAATGTCTAGTGTCTGCTGGGAGGATCGTTTGGCAGTGGACAAAG GTCAAAATGCTTCCAACACCATCAAAGTTCCACTACATTTTCAATTTGAGGGACTTGTCCAGGATCTGGCAGGGAATGTTAAACGTTAAGGCAGAGGAGTGTGGTGACATCTCCACCCTATTGGCTCTTTTCAAGTGTGAATGTACAAGGGTGATAGCAGACAg GTTTATTTGCTCTGAGGACAGAGATTGGTTTGAGAAGGCTGTATGTCGTGTCATCCAAGAGCAACGT GACCCAAACCTCGTTCAAGAGCTTCATTCTGAGCCGTATTTTGTGGACTTCCTCCGAGATGCACCTGAGCCAACTGGAGAGGAAGACGATGATGCCTGTTTTGATGCCCCTAAGATCTATGAACTG GTGCCAGATTTTCAGTTCTTATCAGATAAGCTTGTGATGTATCAAGCTCAGCACAATGAGGTAGTAAGGGGCTCCACCCTGGATCTGGTTTTCTTCAAAGACGCAATGACTCATCTTGTCAAG GTCTCACGAATCATTCGCACTGACAATGGAAATGCCCTGCTTGTGGGAGTGGGAGGATCAGGAAAACAGAGTCTGACGCGCCTGGCCTCATACATAGCTGGATACAGCATCTTCCAGATCACATTAACCAA AACATACAACATGAGTAATTTCATGGATGACCTGAAACTGTTGTATAAA ACAGCGGGGGCTGAGGGCAAAGGCATCACCTTCGTC TTTACAGACAACGAAATCAAGGATGAGGCTTTCCTCGAGTACCTCAACAATATTCTCTCTTCTGGAGAG GTCTCCAATCTTTTTGCAAAAGATGAGATGCAAGAGATCACCCAGAACCTGATCCCAGTTATGAAAAAGGAGTTTCCTCGAATTCCACCAACTTTTGACAATCTTTATGACTACTTTATATCTCGGTTTAGGAAGAATTTACACGTTGTTCTGTGCTTCTCACCGGTAAGTTGAAACTTTGTATATTTTCT GTGGGGCAGAAAGTTTCGCTCCAGATGTCTGAAGTTTCCGGGCTTGATTTCCGGCTGCACAATGGACtggttcaccccttggcccAATGAGGCTCTGGTTGCTGTGTCCACCTATTTCTTATCT AGTTTTCACATGGTTTGTCCAGCTGATGTGAAGACTTCAGTGATGACCACCATGGGA CTTAATCATCACAAAGTATCTGAAACATGTGAAAGTTACTTTGAAAG GTTTCGAAGACGAGCTCACGTCACCCCTAAATCTTACCTTTCTTTTATAAATGGTTACAAAACATTATATGCCGAAAAGCACAACTATATCAACACTTTGGCAGAGCGCATGAATGTTG GGTTGGACAAACTGATGGAGGCCAGTAAGTCGGTGGCTCAATTATCAAAAGATCTTGAAGTAAAGGAAAAAGAGCTCGCTATTGCATCTGCCAAAGCTGACAAG GTGCTGGCAGAGGTGGACAGTCAGTGCTAAAGCTGCAACCATTGTGAAGAATGAGTCCAAGTTGTGAAGGACAGAGCCCAGAAATTTGTGGATGGAATAGAGTATGAGAAAGCTATAGCTGAGGAAAAGCTGGAGGCTGCCAGGCCAGCTTTAGAAGAAGCTACAGCTGCAACTGAAT ACATCAAGCCAGCTGACATTGCCACAGTGAGAAAATTGGCCAAGCCTCCACACCTGGTCATGAGGATCATGGACTGCTGTCtgattttatttaacaaaagttAGACCCTGTTACATGTTGATCCAGAACGAAGCTGTCTTAAACCATCATGGTCAGAAGCACTGAAG CTTATGAGTGGCTCTGGTTTCTTGACAAGCCTCCAGCAGTTCCCAAAGGACAGCATTAACGAGGAAACTGTGGAACTACTGCAGCCTTACTTTGACATGGAGGATTACACCATGG AATGCAAGAAAGTGTGTGGTAGTGTAGCTGGTCTGCTCGCATGGACTCGTGCTATGGCCTCATTCTTTGCCATCAACAAAGAAGTGTTGCCACTCAAG GCCAACCTTGCCATTCAAGAGAACCGTCTAACTGTGGCTAATAACGAGCTGTGCGCGGCAGAGACTCAGCTGGCTGAAAAGCAACGCAGAGTTTGACAAAGTCAAGGCCAAATGCGACGCCTGCAATGAAAGAGAAACAG GAAATTGGTGGATGATGCTGAGATGTGTAGGAATAAAATGCAGGCTGCATCTGCACTTATTGACGGACTTAGTGGAGAGAAAGCTCGCTGGATCGAGCAAC CTGCTTCTGCCTTTGTTTTCAGACTTGTGGGTGACGTACTCCAGCTCACCGGCTTCTTGTCGTACTGCGGTCCATTCAACCAGAGTTTCCGTGATATGTTGTTGAAGGACATCTGGGAGGCGGAGCTCCGGAAGCACAAAATCCCTTTTACAGAAAATCTCAACATCATTTCTGCCCTGGTGGATGCTCCCAAT ATAAGTGAGTGGAACCTTCAGGGACTCCCGGGAGATGACTTGTCAGTTCAGAATGGCATCATCGTCACAAAAGCAACAAGATATCCCCTCCTCATCGATCCACAGACTCAGGGAAAAGCTTGGATTAAGAAAAAGGAAGAGGCCAACGAACTTCAA GTCACGTCCCTCAACCACAAATTCTTTCGCACACATTTGGAAGATTGTATTTCCATGGGACGCCCAATGCTCATTGAGGATATATTTGAGGAGCTCGACCCAGCCCTGGACAACGTGCTCGAgaaaaactttatcaaatctgGGACCAGTTTCAAG gTCAAAGTAGGAGACAAAGAGGTAAACGTAATGGATGGGTTCCAGCTCTATATAACTACCAAACTGCCTAATCCAGCATACACTCCAGAGGTCAGCGCAAAAACATCCATTATTGATTTCACTGTAAACATGAAGGGCCTGGAGAACCAGCTGCTCGGCCGAGTcatcctcaaagaaaaatac gagctagAAGCAGAAAGATTGAAACTAATTGAGGATGTAACTGCTAATAAAAGAAAGATGCAGGAGTTGGAAGACAATTTGCTGTACAAACTCAGCAGCACTAAAG GTTCTTTGGTTGACGATGACTCCATGATTGGCATTCTGACCACGACTAAGCAAACTGCTGCGGAAGTTAGTGCAAAGCTCAGTGTTGCAGCTGAAGCAGAAGTAAAGATCAATGTCGCTCAAGAAGAATACCATCCAGTTGCCTCTCGAGGAAGCACATTGTACTTCCTCATCACGGAGATGAGCATGGTCAATATCATGTACCAGACCTCCTTGGGTCAGTTCCTCAAAATCTTTGATCTGTCACTCGCAAG GTCTGAGAAGGCCTCCAAAACTCAGAAGCGGATTGCAAATATTATTGAATATCTGACGTTTGAGGTTTTCCGATACACAGTCAGAAGCCTTTATGAAAACCACAAGTTCATCTTCACACTCCTGCTGGCCCTCAAGATTGACTTACAGAATAACAGAATACAACACAACAAATTTCAGATTCTTATTAAAG GTGGCGCAGCTCTTGACCTGAAGACCTGTCCATCAAAGCCATTCAGCTGGATCCTGGATATGGTGTGGCTGAACTTGGTAGAACTCAGCAAGCTGCCACAGTTCACTAACATTATAAACCAG GTGtcccaaaatgggaaaaactggAAAGCATGGCTCAATCTTGATGCCCCAGAGGAAGGCGTCACTCCAGATGGATACAACTCTCTTGATGTTTTCCATAAGCTTTTGCTGATAAG GTCTTGGTGCCCTGATCGCACCTTGTCTCAGGCCAGAAAGTATGTGGGAGACTCTTTGGGCATGAGATTCGTTGAGCCTGTCCTCTTGAACCTTCACAGCACCTGGCAGGAAAGTGATCCTCGCACCCCCCTCATTTGCTTCCTTTCTATGGGCTCAGATCCCACCGAACAAATCGAAGCACTTGCCAAGAAACTTAATCTCG AATGCAGAGCAATATCTATGGGACAAGGACAAGAGGTGCATGCAAGGAAGCTGGTCAAGACATCAATGACAGAG GGAGGTTGGGTCCTTCTGCAGAACTGTCACCTGGGGTTGCAGTTTATGGATGAGCTGCTAGAAACTATCACAGTTACAGAGAGCATGCATGACACGTTCAGGGTGTGGATCACCACAGAGCCACACGATCTGTTCTCCATCACACTCCTACAG TCTTCCATCAAGTTCACCAACGACCCCCCCCAGGGAATACGTGCTGGTTTGAAACGAACATTTGCAGGAATTTCACAGAACCAGTTGGAAGTCAGCAACCTGCCCATGTGGAAGCCTTTGCTGTACGGTGTGGCCTTTTTACACACTGCTGTGCAG GAACGACGTAAATTTGGACCCTTAGGTTGGAACATACCTTACGAGTTCAATTCGGCCGATTTCTCTGCAAGTGTTGAATTTGTTGAAAGACACTTGGATGATTGCGGCCCCAAGAAG GATGTGTCATGGATAACCTTGCGATACATGCTCGCTGAGGTGCAATATGGAGGAAGGGTCACAGATGACTATGACAAACGCCTGTTGAAGTGTTTTGCTCGT GTGTGGTTCAGTAAGAAGATGTTTGACCCAACATTTTGCTTTTACACGGGCTACAAAATTGCGGTGTGTAAGACAATAGAAGAGTACATGGATAACATTCAGAGTTTACCCACTGAGGATTCACCCCAAGCACTGGGGCTGCACGCTAATGCTGATATCAC ATACCAGACAAACACATCTGCTGAGGTGTTAGACACAATCACAAATATTCAGCCCAAGGAAAGTGGAGGGGGATCTGGAGAGACTCGGGAGTCCATCGTCCACAAAATGGCAGAGGACATGTTGGACAAACTGCCCGCTAATTACATTCCACATGAG GTCAGAGCCAGACTGTTGACAATGGGAGCTCTTAACCCAATGAACATCTTCCTACGTCAGGAAGTGGATCGAATGCAAAGGATCATCTCTGTGGTGCGCTTGAGTCTGACTGACCTGAAGCTGGCCATTGATGGCACAATAATAATGAGTGAT AACCTTCGTGATGCTCTGGACAATATTTTTGACGCTCGTGTGCCCAGCCTGTGGAGGAAGATCTCCTGGGAGTCTTCCACTCTGGGCTTTTGGTACACCGAGCTTATCCAGAGAAACAAACAGTTCTACAGTTGGGTGTTTCAAGGAAGGCCCAAAGCGTTTTGGATGACGGGTTTCTTTAACCCTCAGG GTTTTTTAACAGCCATGAGACAAGAAGTAACCAGGGCGAACAAAGGCTGGGCTCTGGACACAGTCACACTGAACAACAATGTCCTGAAGAAGTCAATGGAGGAGATCACAGCCTCGCCAACG GAAGGGGTTTATGTCTATGGTTTGTTCCTGGAAGGGGCTGGTTGGAACAGAAAGAACATCACTCTCATCGAGTCCTCACCCAAAGTACTCTTCACACCCatgcctgtcatccacatgtttGCCATCAAATCCAATGCTCCTGTGGATCCGAAGCTGTACGCCTGCCCCATCTACAAGAAACCAAGGCGCACAGACCTCAATTACATCACAGCAGTGGTGCTACCTACTGTCCAGTCACCAGACCACTGGATCTTACGTGGGGTTGCTCTGCTCTGTGACATCAAATAA